A genomic region of Rhipicephalus sanguineus isolate Rsan-2018 chromosome 3, BIME_Rsan_1.4, whole genome shotgun sequence contains the following coding sequences:
- the LOC119388062 gene encoding LOW QUALITY PROTEIN: U3 small nucleolar ribonucleoprotein protein MPP10-like (The sequence of the model RefSeq protein was modified relative to this genomic sequence to represent the inferred CDS: inserted 1 base in 1 codon; deleted 1 base in 1 codon), whose product MAAPTEDDSMGSTARSLDSDQVHVAKCLEEFESCTKKPETFLEVQLEVAETMKRLTKDLYDVMDQWKGKTVSSSKTELPSLVVDNFDDEQIWQQLELRNTRLVKDLISSVSRVATKSSISFGVDLGKQESQQRPEKHYPGEIDKLDLADVAAEEEDDEDDDFDLSDASEGDEDSEEEADDDGADGSEQGQARDTQPSSIVDDAFFRLADMEAFADREEKVANAPGSDSDEDDDIDYFRELSSDEDDPEEKGGRNATYNDFFDPPASMPDSKNAKNADKAATRTNGHRDTNQNSTAKDDVQKSSFEQSQEFIKKKIKQFEERNLEPRPWRLQGEVEATARPENSLLQEHIQFDHATRQPVAITDETTKCLEDVXLQRIRDKAWDDVERKTRPTEGTVELRRRVTLDQEKSKLSLAQVYEQQFLDKQKAADEDALPKEEPAHVEIRTAMRDLFTKLDALSNFHMMPKPVSAEVKVVSNLPSLSVEEVTPVGVSDASLLAPQEVKTKPKGELVSKGERTRTQKRERRLKKALQKRRAAKANNKAGKVTEEKRKVIKATNTELAKPVKGAKSAKGAKAVKGKSDKWAEKSLSSSKKFFERLQDQVTSAVAPAKKK is encoded by the exons atggcggcgcccacagAAGACGACAGCATGGGATCCACAGCACGTAGTCTCGATTCCGACCAAGTGCATGTGGCCAAATGCCTCGAAGAATTTGAATCATGCACGAAGAAACCGGAAACATTTCTCGA AGTCCAGCTGGAGGTGGCGGAAACAATGAAGAGGTTAACAAAGGATCTGTACGATGTCATGGACCAGTGGAAAGGCAAGACAGTTTCCTCATCCAAAACAGAACTGCCGTCACTGGTTGTTGACAACTTCGACGACGAACAGATCTGGCAGCAACTGGAACTGCGAAACACTCGCCTGGTGAAAGACCTCATTTCGTCGGTGTCCCGAGTGGCAACCAAGTCTAGCATTAGCTTCGGCGTAGACTTGGGTAAGCAGGAAAGTCAACAGAGGCCCGAGAAGCATTACCCAGGTGAAATTGACAAGTTGGATCTCGCGGACGTCGCTGCGGAAGAGGAAGATGACGAGGACGATGACTTTGACTTATCGGATGCGTCTGAAGGTGATGAAGACTCTGAAGAGGAAGCCGATGATGACGGGGCTGATGGCAGTGAGCAGGGACAAGCACGAGATACACAACCGTCGTCTATCGTCGATGACGCGTTCTTCCGTCTTGCCGACATGGAAGCGTTCGCCGATAGGGAAGAAAAGGTCGCGAATGCTCCAGGAAGCGATTCAGACGAGGACGACGACATTGATTATTTTCGTGAGCTTTCGTCAGACGAAGACGATCCAGAAGAAAAG GGTGGCCGCAATGCTACGTACAATGACTTTTTCGATCCCCCTGCCTCCATGCCTGACAGCAAAAATGCTAAGAATGCCGACAAGGCTGCCacaag GACTAATGGACACAGAGATACTAACCAGAACAGCACAGCAAAAGACGATGTTCAGAAGTCATCTTTCGAGCAAAGCCAAGAATTC ATAAAGAAAAAGATTAAGCAGTTTGAAGAACGAAACCTTGAGCCGCGGCCATGGCGACTCCAAGGAGAGGTAGAAGCTACCGCAAGACCTGAGAACAGCCTGCTGCAAGAGCACATCCAGTTCGATCATGCGACTAGGCAGC CTGTTGCGATCACCGATGAGACTACAAAGTGCCTAGAGGATG TACTCCAGAGGATACGTGACAAGGCCTGGGATGACGTGGAACGAAAGACTAGACCAACGGAAGGAACCGTTGAGCTACGCCGACGTGTCACACTTGACCAAGAGAAAAGCAAGCTCAGCTTAGCCCag GTTTACGAGCAGCAGTTTCTTGACAAGCAAAAGGCCGCAGATGAGGATGCACTTCCCAAAGAGGAA CCTGCTCATGTTGAGATTCGAACAGCCATGCGGGACCTGTTCACGAAATTGGATGCATTGTCCAACTTCCACATGATGCCGAAGCCT GTTTCAGCTGAGGTGAAGGTGGTTAGCAATCTTCCGTCATTGAGCGTTGAAGAGGTGACCCCTGTAGGAGTGAGCGATGCTTCCCTTCTGGCACCTCAGGAGGTCAAG ACCAAGCCAAAGGGAGAGCTTGTTTCCAAGGGTGAGAGGACCCGCACACAGAAGAGAGAGCGGAGGCTGAAGAAGGCTCTCCAGAAACGCCGAGCCGCCAAGGCTAATAACAAGGCTGGCAAGGTCACTGAAGAAAAGAGGAAAGTGATCAAGGCAACGAACACAGAACTTGCCAAGCCTGTCAAAGGTGCAAAATCAGCCAAGGGTGCTAAAGCCGTCAAG GGAAAAAGTGACAAGTGGGCAGAGAAGAGCCTTTCCTCGTCGAAGAAGTTCTTCGAACGGCTTCAGGATCAAGTTACGTCTGCTGTTGCACcagcaaagaaaaaatga
- the LOC119388061 gene encoding vesicle transport protein USE1-like → MQEKIAEEMVSLAQNLKQNAVLAGHIVKKDTEAVQKSVQSAEQNYDRLQNEQRRLEEHLRRSCNCWIWLMLAVVFFVFLNMVVFMRVFPKR, encoded by the exons ATGCAGGAGAAAATTGCCGAGGAGATGGTGTCCTTGGCACAGAACCTGAAGCAGAATGCAGTGCTTGCTGGACACATTGTGAAGAAGGATACAGAG GCTGTTCAGAAGAGCGTGCAATCTGCAGAACAAAACTACGATCGACTACAGAATGAGCAGCGACGACTTGAGGAGCACCTACGTCGTTCGTGTAACTGCTGGATCTGGCTTATGCTTGCGGTCGTGTTTTTTGTCTTCCTCAATATGGTTGTCTTCATGCGCGTTTTTCCAAAGCGATGA